The Trichoderma atroviride chromosome 5, complete sequence genome contains a region encoding:
- a CDS encoding uncharacterized protein (TransMembrane:12 (i150-171o191-208i220-246o252-274i281-300o312-337i385-404o424-446i467-485o491-516i537-555o561-579i)) gives MSDLFRESALGQAIRLVSGNKWLQYPEEKPGFVLPPQYAALLAGNEKQQEATSNPSTSQQPGAPLSPSASSSDTVAEGGEELKRERTAASIASGPYRDQRADIEQQAELQRTKSEPIAPQKTNDGLILVDWYTTDDPENPRNWSSLKKSYIVFVICLYTWVTYVAGSVFAFSEPGIVEHFGVSIEASELGLALYVLAYGVGPLIFGPLTEIPVIGRNPVYYLTFIVFFALSFPAAAINSFGGLLAIRFFAGFFGSVGIAIGGASIGDIFTLIYFPYGLGWWVLSFWAGPAIGPTFAGFAAQSKGWRWPLWEIVWICAVMAIFLLALTPETSTPNILLRRARRLRKLTGDSRLQSESEIEQRNMTGSSVLIAALIRPFEITIKDPSVFFVNLYTALTYAIYFTFFEVFPLVFPPFYGFNLGKTGAAFLACEVGAIIGLVIYFAYLYFYMIPDNIKNGFREQEHRLLPAIFGSVVIPVGLFIFAWTARPSIHWIVPLIGVAIFTVGQYCVIQGLFMYVPVSYPQYAASIFTGNDLIRSAIASGCILAARPMFINLGVHKGVTVLAGLSVMGIIGTLLMYKYGKKLRAKSKFAQ, from the coding sequence ATGTCTGACCTTTTCCGAGAGTCAGCGCTTGGCCAAGCCATTCGCCTTGTCTCTGGAAACAAATGGCTGCAATATCCAGAAGAGAAACCTGGTTTCGTTCTACCACCTCAATATGCAGCACTCTTAGCAGGCAACGAGAAACAGCAAGAGGCAACCTCTAATCCTTCGACTTCACAACAACCTGGTGCTCCCCTATCTCCatccgcttcttcctctgaTACTGTTGCTGAGGGCGGGGAGGagttgaaaagagagagaacagCAGCGAGTATAGCAAGCGGTCCATATCGAGACCAAAGAGCCGACATTGAACAGCAAGCTGAGCttcaaagaacaaaaagcgAACCTATTGCTCCGCAGAAAACGAACGATGGGCTTATACTGGTCGATTGGTACACAACCGATGATCCAGAGAATCCTCGCAACTGGTcgtcgctgaagaagagctatATTGTCTTCGTCATATGCTTGTATACATGGGTCACCTATGTAGCCGGTTCGGTTTTTGCCTTCTCTGAACCAGGCATTGTGGAGCATTTTGGCGTCAGCATAGAAGCGTCTGAGCTTGGTCTTGCTTTATATGTCTTGGCTTACGGCGTTGGGCCGCTAATCTTCGGACCTCTGACCGAGATTCCAGTCATCGGGAGAAACCCAGTTTACTACCTCaccttcatcgtcttctttgcTCTGTCATTcccagcagccgcaatcAACAGCTTCGGTGGTCTCTTGGCCATTCGATTCTttgctggcttctttggaAGTGTGGGCATTGCAATTGGAGGAGCTTCTATCGGTGATATCTTCACCCTCATCTACTTCCCCTACGGCCTTGGTTGGTGGGTGCTATCGTTCTGGGCAGGACCTGCTATCGGGCCTACCTTTGCTGGCTTTGCAGCACAGTCAaaaggctggagatggccaCTGTGGGAAATTGTCTGGATCTGTGCAGtcatggccatcttcttgctggCTCTTACTCCCGAAACATCCACGCCCAACATTCTGCTGAGGCGCGCCAGGCGACTTCGAAAGCTCACTGGTGACTCGCGCCTCCAGTCTGAAAGTGAAATTGAGCAGCGCAACATGACCGGATCTTCTGTGCTAATTGCTGCGCTGATCCGACCGTTTGAAATCACAATCAAGGACCCGTCAGTTTTCTTTGTGAATCTGTACACAGCCTTGACCTACGCGATTTACTTTACCTTTTTCGAGGTCTTTCCTCTAGTCTTTCCACCTTTCTATGGCTTCAATCTTGGGAAGACGGGTGCTGCATTCTTGGCCTGTGAGGTGGGAGCGATCATTGGCCTTGTTATTTACTTTGCCTACCTTTACTTTTACATGATTCCGGACAACATTAAGAACGGATTCCGTGAACAGGAGCACCGCTTGCTGCCGGCGATTTTCGGTTCCGTTGTCATTCCTGTCGGgcttttcatctttgcttGGACTGCTCGGCCCAGTATCCACTGGATCGTGCCGCTGATTGGTGTCGCCATCTTTACTGTCGGCCAATACTGTGTCATTCAGGGCCTCTTTATGTATGTGCCGGTCTCGTATCCTCAATACGCGGCCTCAATCTTCACAGGCAATGACTTGATCAGGTCGGCTATAGCTTCTGGGTGCATTCTTGCTGCCAGGCCAATGTTTATCAACTTGGGAGTGCACAAGGGTGTAACAGTCTTGGCTGGACTCAGTGTTATGGGAATCATTGGTACACTGTTAATGTACAAGTATGGCAAGAAGCTTCGTGCAAAATCCAAGTTTGCACAATAG
- a CDS encoding uncharacterized protein (EggNog:ENOG41~TransMembrane:1 (i145-166o)), with translation MSRSKDNSWMVFSVPTLIQNMDNNYEYDKIDLDGPAFRLVRLHQGDCGDLSCDLFQAVLHQRDEIIPYEALSYTWGPTGGHHSLVVNAQKMSITANLYLALKSLRYPHSDRILWIDAVCINQSNVKERNHQVAQMSHIYKQASRVIFFLGNATFTTDAFMLFMQLVQQECSKHAYRSWTRDDERWKKIWAVAQEKTQAFDDVPRQGLKSLLSRPWFRRVWILQEVANAKSAVVCCGNFAIAANIFAIAPIIFGIDPSVHCQSVIDIMPGPWRQSSWWSEKPCLYTLLIKFGETEASEPRDLIYALKAIAADSDSDSPVLTPDYNKTESRLVCDVVGFLFGFTCDDDLLSGVCTSIKDAIKYLERVKDHLLWKAAKDADIERLDCILRAPGVKIPEDTIDIVAEYDTAGEMMRLLLSSRNKDSEVAVANFLLAVEMGTVPAITALEHHISNQITLPTLEEKLLAAAWNQHHGSSLMEYFLSNGTKLDDCTRIAEAAAANKAHAVNIIQQLLRRGCHIAMTQQLHSNALASGCYKDVLELFIKGPGSDDHTPDNPALNSVSEKSSNAENARAFFRSQAKFLLHHAIFDHQLFAIFKLSGQKLESHGYIFLEEFFLCAAEVFAESVDKPSSKQREQFNSAVGTMNWVLEDSGFQIQITKDALQTAINGNFGSEIVRLLTKAREFVIDFEAALRVVKLGNIPSVEKILLYQEGLFRRNASILDAFQDWYIHNDKYIHKGQWEKHNWLNQAVNCECYEVTQLLLSFGADTERKDVDGQTALAAAKSCRFAALLLSHGANIDARGSCRRTPVHWAVAKKNHFLVELLLVCGADINTADSWGETPLDRAAQSGDDDISLLKMLRDYGANKTTKFPISEKIRTLLQEPPPQVPVSISDTVQGLMEEFGLAAKPNGWLLGDDYKHLQLHQGGNAQVRKEEWTMFDGIRSYFKGHK, from the coding sequence ATGAGTCGAAGCAAAGACAATTCATGGATGGTCTTCTCTGTTCCCACACTCATACAAAATATGGACAACAACTACGAATACGACAAGATTGACCTGGATGGACCCGCGTTTCGACTTGTGCGGCTTCATCAAGGAGACTGCGGCGACCTCAGTTGCGACCTCTTTCAAGCAGTCCTGCACCAACGCGATGAGATAATACCATATGAAGCGCTTTCTTACACATGGGGGCCGACAGGAGGCCACCACAGCCTCGTTGTCAATGCCCAGAAAATGAGCATCACTGCAAATTTGTACCTGGCTCTCAAGAGCCTCCGTTATCCGCACAGCGACCGAATACTCTGGATAGATGCAGTTTGTATTAATCAGAGTAATGTGAAAGAGAGGAACCACCAGGTTGCGCAGATGAGCCATATTTATAAACAAGCCAGCCGcgtcattttttttctgggcAATGCAACATTTACAACCGATGCATTCATGCTGTTTATGCAGCTTGTTCAGCAGGAGTGCTCTAAGCACGCGTACCGATCCTGGACACGGGACGACGAGCGCTGGAAGAAAATCTGGGCAGTGGCCCAGGAGAAGACACAAGCATTTGACGATGTGCCACGTCAAGGACTCAAAAGCCTTCTCAGTCGTCCTTGGTTTCGCAGGGTCTGGATCTTGCAGGAAGTGGCCAACGCCAAGTCTGCCGTTGTATGTTGCGGGAATTTTGCAATAGCGGCAAATATTTTTGCCATTGCGCCCATCATCTTTGGTATTGATCCAAGCGTGCACTGCCAATCCGTCATCGACATTATGCCTGGTCCTTGGAGACAGAGTTCGTGGTGGAGCGAAAAGCCATGTCTCTACACCTTGTTAATCAAATTTGGAGAGACTGAAGCGAGTGAACCCCGGGATCTCATTTATGCCTTGAAAGCTATAGCCGCCGATTCCGATTCCGATTCACCCGTTTTAACACCAGATTACAATAAGACAGAGTCTCGTCTGGTCTGCGATGTTGTAGGGTTTCTGTTCGGCTTTACATGTGACGATGATTTGTTGAGTGGTGTGTGTACGAGTATCAAAGATGCCATTAAATATCTGGAAAGAGTCAAAGATCACTTGCTATGGAAAGCTGCTAAAGACGCCGACATTGAACGCTTGGATTGTATTCTTCGGGCTCCTGGCGTCAAAATTCCTGAGGATACTATAGATATTGTGGCAGAATATGACACGGCTggagagatgatgagattgcTTCTCAGTTCCCGCAACAAAGATTCTGAGGTGGCCGTTGCCAATTTCCTGCTGGCAGTGGAGATGGGCACAGTACCAGCCATAACAGCGCTGGAACATCATATCAGCAACCAAATCACACTCCCCACCTTGGAAGAAAAATTACTAGCAGCGGCATGGAATCAGCATCACGGCTCTTCTCTGATGGAATATTTTCTATCAAATGGTACAAAATTGGATGATTGTACTCGAAtcgcagaagctgcagccgctAACAAGGCACATGCTGTTAACATCATACAGCAGCTGCTTCGCCGAGGCTGTCACATTGCCATGACACAACAGCTTCACAGTAATGCGCTGGCAAGTGGTTGCTACAAAGATGTATTAGAACTCTTTATCAAAGGCCCGGGGAGCGACGATCACACGCCTGATAACCCGGCATTGAATAGCGTCAGTGAAAAATCAAGTAACGCCGAGAATGCTAGGGCATTCTTCAGAAGCCAAGCCAAATTTCTACTCCATCATGCAATCTTTGATCATCAGCTGTTCGCCATCTTTAAGTTATCGGGCCAGAAGCTTGAGAGCCACGGCTACATCTTTTTGGAAGAATTTTTCCTATGCGCTGCTGAAGTCTTTGCAGAGTCAGTAGATAAGCCGTCATCAAAACAGCGCGAACAGTTCAATTCGGCAGTCGGCACGATGAATTGGGTCCTTGAAGACAGCGGATTTCAGATCCAGATTACTAAAGACGCTCTGCAAACAGCTATAAATGGAAATTTTGGAAGCGAAATAGTTCGCCTCCTCACAAAGGCACGAGAATTTGTTATTGACTTTGAAGCTGCGCTGCGAGTAGTCAAACTTGGTAACATTCCTTCAGTGGAAAAGATTCTACTATACCAGGAGGGTCTCTTTCGGCGCAATGCATCCATTTTGGATGCGTTTCAAGATTGGTACATCCACAATGATAAGTATATCCACAAAGGCCAGTGGGAAAAACACAATTGGTTGAACCAGGCTGTTAACTGCGAATGCTATGAAGTTacccagctgctgctctcattTGGTGCCGACACAGAGCGCAAGGACGTCGATGGCCAAACAGCGcttgctgccgccaagaGCTGTCGGTTTGCGGCgctgcttctttctcatGGTGCCAACATTGACGCGAGAGGCTCCTGTCGCAGAACCCCAGTTCACTGGGCCGTAGCAAAGAAGAATCACTTCCTAGTGGAACTGCTTCTTGTCTGCGGCGCAGATATCAACACCGCAGATAGTTGGGGAGAAACTCCGCTTGATCGGGCCGCCCAatctggcgatgatgacatcTCGCTGCTCAAAATGCTCCGTGACTATGGAGCAAATAAGACAACCAAATTTCCTATCTCAGAAAAGATTAGAACTCTACTGCAAGAACCACCGCCGCAGGTTCCTGTGTCCATTAGTGATACAGTACAGGGGCTTATGGAAGAATTCGGTCTGGCTGCAAAACCAAATGGTTGGTTACTTGGCGACGATTACAAGCACCTCCAATTGCACCAAGGGGGAAACGCGCAagtaagaaaagaagagtggACGATGTTTGACGGGATACGCAGCTACTTCAAAGGCCACAAATAA